A region of Solanum dulcamara chromosome 7, daSolDulc1.2, whole genome shotgun sequence DNA encodes the following proteins:
- the LOC129896114 gene encoding chloroplastic import inner membrane translocase subunit HP30-2 yields MGEGKQGAMVVEMLNSSNQNPIAQLQNKFKELEIGFKGWLSKQSLPVEAAVVTATSGLQGAAIGGFMGTLTQDVSSSMPTPPPAANLNPQAMASFQQAQALAGGPLVQARNFAVMTGANAGISCVLKRIRGKEDVQSSMAAAFGSGALFSLVSGMGGPNPVPNALTSGIFFALVQGGLFELGRKFSQPPAEDTHYVKTRSLLSSLGLQNYEKNFKKGLLTDTTLPLLTDSALRDVRIPPGPRLLILDRIQRDPELKKKRG; encoded by the exons ATGGGTGAAGGAAAACAAGGAGCTATGGTGGTTGAAATGTTGAATAGCAGCAATCAGAATCCAATAGCTCAATTGCAGAACAAGTTCAAGGAATTGGAGATTGGCTTCAAAGGGTGGTTGTCGAAGCAGTCACTTCCAGTTGAAGCTGCTGTGGTTACAGCAACCAGTGGACTACAGGGTGCTGCTATTGGTGGATTTATGGGAACGCTTACACAAGATGTGTCTTCCTCTATGCCTACTCCTCCCCCTGCTGCTAATCTCAATCCCCAAGCTATGGCCTCTTTTCAACAAGCTCAG GCTCTTGCAGGAGGTCCGTTAGTTCAGGCTCGTAATTTTGCTGTTATGACTGGTGCTAATGCTGGCATATCTTGTGTCTTGAAAAGAATTAGAGGCAAGGAGGATGTGCAGTCCAG TATGGCAGCTGCCTTTGGTTCTGGAGCACTGTTTTCACTAGTTAGTGGCATGGGTGGTCCAAATCCAGTACCCAATGCTTTGACATCTGGGATTTTCTTTGCCCTTGTTCAAGGTGGACTGTTTGAG CTTGGACGGAAGTTTTCGCAACCACCTGCCGAAGATACACATTATGTCAAAACGAGATCACTGTTGTCAAGCCTTGGCCTACAAAATTATgaaaagaatttcaagaaagggttgTTGACAGACACCACCTTGCCTTTACTCACTGATAG TGCTCTTAGAGATGTGAGGATCCCTCCCGGACCAAGGCTTCTTATTCTTGATCGTATACAGAG GGATCCAGAACTCAAAAAGAAACGAGGATAA